A single window of Plasmodium reichenowi strain SY57 chromosome 12, whole genome shotgun sequence DNA harbors:
- a CDS encoding subpellicular microtubule protein 2, putative, with the protein MELSKYAGVSSERLDCLRNLDIRKRSIYKGSTFSYGNNIYDILHNYSDRQKENKSDGVSVAHDYKDSQRNIKFAGLESEIKNDINIRNRRVKNDMNYRNDNLKDILQNNMNEQNINNSKCFLSDKGYVLTPKRCLARHVDDSEINKYFSTKYAVTDSSTGRTEIMVERKPGCSNIIVQNFSEFDAYGTYKKKDERKNRRDSFVHTKMGIVPRDGSCIDNNKCKAQATFTHIHRRDNIAPDNYWLCPTIESDKKNKTKR; encoded by the exons ATGGAACTTTCTAAATATGCTGGGGTGAGTTCAGAACGTTTGGATTGTTTGAGAAATTTGGATATTAGAAAGAGGTCTATATATAAGGGTTCAACATTTTCTTatggtaataatatttatgatatattacataattattCTGATAGacaaaaggaaaataagAGTGATGGAGTTTCTGTTGCTCATGACTATAAAGATTCTCAAaggaatataaaatttgCTGGTTTAGAATctgaaataaaaaatgatataaatataaggAATAGAAGGgtaaaaaatgatatgaattatcgtaatgataatttaaaggatattttacaaaataatatgaatgaacaaaacataaataattcaaaatGTTTTCTTTCTGACAAAGGATATGTATTAACTCCCAAAAGATGTTTAGCAAGACATGTAGATGATAGtgaaattaataaatatttttctacAAAGTATGCTGTAACAGATTCATCTACTGGAAGGACAGAAATTATGGTAGAGAGAAAACCAGGGTGTtcaaatattattgttcAGAATTTTTCTGAATTTGATGCTTATGGAACTTATAAAAAGAAGGATGAAAGGAAAAACAGAAGGGACTCATTTGTCCACACTAAAATG GGTATAGTACCTAGGGATGGATCTTGTATAGATAATAACAAATGCAAAGCCCAAGCTACCTTCACACATATTCACAGACGTGATAATATAGCTCCAGATAATTATTGGTTATGTCCAACAATTGAAAGtgataaaaagaataagaCTAAACGTTGA